In the genome of Sorangium aterium, one region contains:
- a CDS encoding non-ribosomal peptide synthetase has product MSDERKHHCIHEVFEIQVERTPDAVAVVFGNECVTYRHLDRKANQLARYLQSLGVRADVPVAVCLERSIDMIVALLGVLKAGGAYVPLDPSHPKHRLSFLLEDTGASIVLTQERLLQGSVGRLPGRLVRLDTGWEAIARESTERPRIDVSPGDLAYVMYTSGSTGQPKGVMVLHQGVVRLCRGADYVTLTAEDVFLALAPLSFDASTFEIWGCLLNGGRLVVMPPHQPSLEELGQALRRHGVTTLWLTAGLFHLMVDERLEDLRGLRQLLAGGDVLSVPHVRRAAEALDGCRIINGYGPTENTTFTCCYTIGDLAGVRDSVPIGYPIAGTQVYLLDERLAPVPEGSPGELYAGGAGVARGYLNRPDLTESRFIPSPFSDDPGAMLYRTGDLARRREDGAIEFLGRIDQQVKIRGYRIEPGEVEAVLRRHPAVKEAVVIAREDGPDQRRLVAYVVENLHHETWKDDEPRGLDGEVVSQWQALYEDTYTGDHEPRDPAFDTVGWNSSYTGLPIAEEQMREFVDGTVSRILATKPSRVLEIGCGTGLLLLRLAPACTSYTGTDFSRSVLSRLRERLNAGGGALSLPHVTLDHRAADDFSGIEPASMDTVILNSVSQYFPSIDYFMRVIEGAVAAVAPGGRVFIGDVRSLPLLSAYHASVQLHQAPDALSRKDLAERVRSRAEREEELLVSPELFDAIQARLPQVSGVRILNKRGRHHNEITMFRYDVIIEVGSASNPLSDVTWMDASERGLSLPEMRQALGSGAPDTVGFCRLQNQRVAAAMKTAEWLASAGDGSVETAGEHRLTLKSQQACGVDPEEVGELAAELGYDVHTLRTTPGAPGLIDVVFRRTGAAATRSASPRARSEPPRPSRHWRTYGNSPLRGMIAGKLVARLRDFLQQKLPDFMVPSDFVLMDALPLTANGKVDRRALPPPNRSSSALAQSFIAPRTPVEEVLSGIFAEVFGLTRVGIHDDFFELGGHSLLAVQIISRVRAALRVDLPLRSLLDEPTVARFAKRVEARAAGESRSNPPPVTIASRAEDLPLSFPQQQMWLLAELEPNAPVYNDPFTLRMPGHVDTSALSSSLREIVRRHEAWRTTYALKEGRPVQVIHDELAFTLSQIDLRSLPEGEQEAKARTLATEELRRPFDLAKGPLIRATLMRLGEADHRLYLALHHILYDGVSLYNAFLAELQVLYAAFTAGAVSPLPPLPLQYADFAAWQRQWLRGEGLVRQAEYWRQKLAGVAKLSLPSDRPRPAIGTFRGARHYFSLSKELTEALKALSRRAGATLFMTLLAAYKALLFRYTGQEDIPVATVVSDHGRPDLRSLIGCFVNTLVLRTSVSGGSTFRGLLDQVREVTLEAYANQELPFEELVRELSPERSLGQNPLFQVMFLLDPPMPAMASGWTMTRMDIDNGTSRCDLSIELDERPEGLVGLLEYSTDLFDADTIARMADHYRILLEGITAAPERKIEQLPILTEVERRDLLAGPIASPDLAAGPCIHRLFEAHAERSPGAVALRWDGAEMTYDELNRRANRLARRLRALGVGPEVFVALCLERSLDMVVALLGVLKAGGAYVPLDPAYPPDRLAFMLDDAKVPVVITQEALRGSLPPHGARALCMDAGWDAAPEVDEENLEGGASAFDAAYVIYTSGSTGKPKGVVVSHANVTRLFSATRSWFRFDERDVWTLFHSYAFDFSVWEMWGALLHGGRLVVVPFCVSRSPEAFYELLAAEGVTVLNQTPSAFRQLILAEEAYCGARELALRLVIFGGEALELQSLRPWFNRHGDSRPALVNMYGITETTVHVTYRPLSLADLDHLGSVIGAPIPDLSIYLLDAAMQPVPVGVPGEMYVGGAGVSRGYLNRPELTRERFIVDPFRTGTSARLYKTGDLARRRPNGELEYLGRIDHQVKIRGFRIELGEIEAALAQHPSVREAVVIALGDTHGDKSLVAYVVDHRSSGPHAPSSEGTLRRGLPAELRGFLKSRLPDYMVPSSFVLLDAMPVTSNGKVDRRALPAPDRTRSDLDPGFVAPRTPMEAALAALWADALGLRAVGASDNFFELGGHSILATRILSRVRDRFQVNLPLRALFEAPTIAEMAKIIEARRGEEAGRGAAPVVPVPRGRSFPLSSAQRRLWFLARLDPSSPVYNEPATLHIQGALDVEALERSLNEIIRRHEAWRTTFGVEGGEPVQIIHPEAAIELPVMDVAGLTPDEREAEARRIALRDALRRFDFTTGPMVRGVLVKMSDDEHRLYLTLHHIVADAVSVYSVFLPELSALYSAFSTGRLPTLPAPPVQVADYAVWERQWLRGSGLEAQLAWWKRELGGELPVLELPTDRPRQKVQSSRGSRHLIAISSDRTRALKALGQREGATLFMTLLAAFNILLCRTSGQEDIIVGTVTASRSRPEIENLIGFFLNTIVLRTNLRGDPTFRELLARVADASLSAYSNQDVPFERLVEELQPSRAPGQNPLFQVAFILEPLMPTLATGWSVSQLEVDTLTAKFELTLELDERPEGLIGRFEYRTDLFDASTIARMADHFDVLLEGIVADPDRRLSELPIMTEAEIRQQVSWNETRADYSREVCIHRMFEIQAARSPDAIAVVSYSSRSPKATLTYGELNRRANQLAHHLRSLGVGPEVTVAVCAERSPELIVGLLGILKAGGACVPLDPSFPRERTAFTLEDVSARVVLTQRRLAGALREHAANIVCLDEDWAEFEPHSVEDPPGDTAPDALAYVIYTSGSTGRPKGVELAHRGLISFVTWYRRTFALSGSDRGTQIAGPAFDVSIGDIWPILAAGASLHIPDEHTRIAPSALRDWIVASSITVAFLPTPLAESVLPLEWPAGGALRAMVTAGDRLHDHPSPSLPFAFINAYGPTESTVYTTTALVPPKKHADELPAPPIGRPIDNTRVFLLDGRRRPVPVGVPGELYIAGDGLARGYHNRPDLTAERFIEGPPWIEPRGRLYKTGDLARYLPDGSIEFLGRADFQVKIRGFRVELGEIEALLRQHRAVKEAVVTVREDTPREKRLVAYLVLADGEGDDAPRRLKDHLKEYLPEHMIPAAFVLMSALPINPSGKIDRRALPPPDPDEPRAAADGAEPATEMERLVASIWRDVLRLDEVGLHANFFDLGGHSLRLAQVHDRLATSLGRDIPMVDLFTYPTVSALSRHLTQTSCEAHCFTTLRERVMQQKAAAKRLRRPLRKEAKDHE; this is encoded by the coding sequence ATGAGCGACGAGCGCAAGCACCATTGCATCCATGAGGTTTTTGAGATCCAGGTGGAGCGCACACCTGACGCCGTAGCTGTGGTCTTCGGGAATGAATGCGTCACGTACCGTCACCTGGATCGCAAGGCCAATCAACTCGCGCGGTACTTGCAGAGCCTGGGTGTCCGCGCGGACGTCCCGGTCGCTGTCTGCCTCGAGCGATCCATCGACATGATCGTGGCGCTCCTCGGTGTGCTCAAGGCCGGGGGCGCCTATGTCCCGCTGGACCCGAGCCACCCGAAGCACCGCCTCTCCTTCCTGTTGGAGGACACGGGGGCGTCGATCGTCCTGACCCAAGAGCGCCTCCTCCAAGGGAGCGTCGGCCGCCTGCCAGGCCGCCTCGTCCGTTTGGACACAGGGTGGGAGGCAATCGCACGGGAGAGCACCGAGAGACCACGGATCGACGTCTCGCCGGGCGACCTCGCCTATGTGATGTACACGTCGGGATCGACGGGTCAGCCGAAGGGCGTCATGGTCCTGCATCAAGGGGTCGTCCGGCTCTGCCGAGGTGCCGACTATGTGACGCTCACCGCGGAGGACGTGTTCCTCGCGCTCGCTCCCCTCTCGTTCGACGCTTCGACCTTTGAAATCTGGGGTTGCCTCTTGAACGGCGGGCGGCTCGTCGTCATGCCTCCTCACCAGCCCTCCCTCGAGGAGCTGGGGCAGGCGCTTCGGCGCCATGGCGTGACAACCCTATGGCTGACCGCCGGCCTGTTCCATCTGATGGTCGACGAGCGGCTCGAGGACCTCCGCGGCCTGCGCCAGCTGCTCGCTGGCGGCGATGTGCTCTCCGTGCCCCACGTCCGACGCGCCGCCGAGGCGCTCGATGGGTGCCGGATCATCAACGGCTATGGCCCGACAGAGAACACGACCTTCACGTGCTGCTATACGATCGGCGACCTCGCGGGCGTGAGGGACTCCGTCCCTATCGGCTATCCGATCGCCGGCACGCAGGTCTATCTGCTGGACGAGCGCCTCGCTCCGGTCCCGGAAGGATCGCCTGGAGAGCTCTACGCTGGCGGGGCGGGCGTCGCGCGAGGATACCTGAACAGGCCGGACCTGACCGAGTCGCGTTTCATCCCGAGCCCGTTCAGCGATGATCCGGGCGCCATGCTCTACAGGACGGGCGATCTGGCGCGCCGCCGGGAGGACGGCGCCATCGAGTTCCTCGGCCGAATCGATCAGCAGGTGAAGATCCGCGGCTACCGGATCGAGCCCGGCGAGGTCGAGGCGGTCCTCCGGCGGCACCCCGCCGTCAAGGAAGCCGTCGTCATCGCCCGCGAGGACGGGCCCGACCAGAGGCGCCTCGTCGCGTACGTCGTCGAGAACCTGCACCACGAGACATGGAAGGACGATGAGCCCCGCGGCCTGGACGGCGAGGTTGTGTCGCAATGGCAGGCGCTCTACGAGGACACATATACAGGCGACCACGAGCCGCGGGATCCGGCGTTCGATACCGTCGGCTGGAACAGCAGCTACACGGGCCTGCCGATAGCCGAGGAACAGATGAGGGAGTTCGTCGACGGGACGGTGTCTCGGATCCTCGCAACGAAGCCCTCGCGCGTGCTCGAGATCGGCTGCGGGACGGGCCTGCTCCTCTTGCGGCTCGCTCCCGCGTGCACCAGTTACACAGGCACCGACTTCTCCCGGAGCGTGCTCTCCCGCCTCCGCGAGCGGCTCAACGCGGGAGGCGGGGCGCTCTCGCTTCCCCACGTGACTCTCGATCACAGAGCCGCCGATGATTTTTCCGGCATCGAGCCGGCGTCGATGGACACTGTTATCCTGAACTCGGTCTCTCAGTATTTCCCGAGCATCGACTATTTCATGCGCGTCATCGAGGGGGCCGTCGCGGCTGTGGCGCCGGGCGGCCGCGTCTTCATCGGCGACGTGCGGAGCCTGCCGCTCCTCTCTGCCTATCATGCGTCCGTGCAGCTCCACCAGGCGCCCGACGCGCTCTCCCGCAAAGACCTCGCCGAGCGCGTGCGGTCGCGCGCGGAGCGGGAAGAGGAGCTGCTCGTCAGCCCCGAGCTCTTCGACGCCATCCAGGCGAGGCTCCCGCAGGTGAGCGGCGTGCGCATCCTGAATAAACGCGGGCGCCACCACAATGAAATAACGATGTTCCGCTACGACGTCATCATCGAGGTGGGGAGCGCGTCGAACCCCCTCTCGGACGTGACGTGGATGGACGCGTCGGAGCGGGGGCTGTCGCTGCCGGAGATGCGCCAGGCGCTGGGCAGCGGTGCGCCGGATACGGTGGGCTTTTGCCGGCTGCAAAATCAGCGCGTCGCGGCGGCGATGAAGACGGCGGAATGGCTCGCGAGCGCCGGCGATGGCAGCGTCGAGACGGCCGGAGAGCACCGCCTCACTCTCAAGAGCCAGCAGGCCTGCGGCGTGGATCCTGAAGAGGTAGGGGAGCTCGCGGCAGAGCTCGGTTACGATGTCCATACGCTCCGAACGACGCCCGGCGCGCCCGGTCTCATCGACGTCGTGTTCCGGCGCACGGGCGCCGCGGCGACGCGCTCGGCGAGCCCGCGGGCCAGGAGCGAGCCGCCGCGTCCTTCGAGGCATTGGCGAACCTACGGCAACAGTCCGCTCCGGGGGATGATCGCCGGCAAGCTCGTCGCGCGGCTCCGCGACTTCCTGCAGCAGAAGCTGCCCGACTTCATGGTACCTTCCGATTTCGTCCTCATGGACGCGCTCCCGCTCACGGCGAACGGAAAGGTCGATCGCCGCGCGCTGCCCCCTCCGAACCGGAGCTCGTCCGCGCTCGCACAGAGCTTCATCGCGCCACGCACGCCCGTGGAAGAGGTGTTGAGCGGCATTTTCGCCGAGGTCTTCGGGCTCACGCGCGTGGGTATTCACGACGACTTTTTCGAGCTCGGCGGCCACTCGCTCCTGGCGGTTCAGATCATCTCCCGCGTGCGCGCCGCGCTTCGGGTGGATCTGCCGCTCCGCTCCTTGCTCGACGAGCCGACCGTCGCCCGGTTCGCCAAACGCGTGGAGGCGCGCGCCGCCGGCGAGAGCAGGTCAAATCCTCCCCCGGTCACGATCGCGTCGCGGGCGGAGGACCTTCCGCTCTCCTTCCCCCAGCAGCAGATGTGGCTCCTGGCCGAGCTCGAGCCGAACGCGCCCGTCTATAATGACCCGTTCACCCTCCGAATGCCCGGCCATGTCGACACGTCCGCCCTGTCCTCGAGCCTCCGCGAGATAGTCCGGCGCCACGAGGCGTGGCGGACCACGTATGCGCTCAAGGAAGGACGGCCCGTTCAGGTCATTCACGACGAGTTGGCGTTCACCCTCTCCCAGATCGACCTCCGGAGCCTCCCCGAGGGCGAGCAGGAGGCCAAGGCGCGGACGCTCGCGACCGAGGAGCTCAGGCGTCCGTTCGATCTCGCGAAGGGGCCGCTGATCCGCGCGACCCTGATGCGCCTGGGAGAGGCTGACCACAGGCTCTACCTGGCGCTGCACCATATCCTCTATGACGGCGTCTCGCTCTATAACGCATTCTTGGCGGAGCTCCAGGTGCTCTATGCCGCGTTCACCGCAGGCGCGGTCTCACCGCTCCCTCCGCTCCCACTGCAATACGCCGACTTCGCCGCCTGGCAGCGGCAATGGCTGCGCGGGGAGGGGCTCGTTCGCCAGGCGGAATACTGGAGGCAAAAGCTGGCGGGCGTCGCCAAGCTCAGCCTCCCCTCCGATCGGCCGCGCCCCGCGATCGGCACGTTCCGAGGCGCGCGCCATTACTTCTCGCTGTCAAAGGAGCTGACCGAGGCGCTGAAGGCCCTCTCACGCCGCGCGGGCGCGACGCTCTTCATGACGCTCCTGGCGGCCTACAAGGCCCTCCTCTTCCGCTATACAGGGCAGGAAGACATCCCCGTCGCGACGGTCGTCTCGGATCATGGCCGGCCTGATCTTCGCTCGCTGATCGGATGCTTCGTCAACACGCTCGTCTTGCGCACCAGCGTCTCCGGCGGCTCGACGTTCCGGGGACTCCTCGACCAGGTGCGCGAGGTGACGCTCGAGGCGTACGCCAACCAGGAGTTGCCGTTCGAGGAGCTCGTGAGGGAGCTCTCGCCGGAGCGGAGCCTCGGGCAGAACCCCCTCTTCCAGGTCATGTTCCTCCTTGATCCTCCCATGCCCGCCATGGCCTCGGGGTGGACGATGACACGCATGGATATCGATAACGGGACGTCGCGCTGCGATCTATCCATCGAGCTCGACGAGCGGCCGGAGGGCCTCGTCGGGCTCCTTGAATACAGCACCGATCTCTTCGACGCCGATACGATCGCGAGGATGGCGGACCATTATCGGATCCTCCTGGAGGGGATTACCGCCGCCCCTGAACGGAAGATAGAGCAGCTGCCGATCTTGACGGAGGTCGAGCGGAGGGACCTCCTCGCGGGGCCCATCGCTTCGCCGGATCTCGCGGCAGGGCCGTGCATCCATCGCCTCTTCGAGGCGCACGCGGAGCGCTCGCCCGGCGCCGTCGCGCTCCGCTGGGACGGCGCGGAGATGACCTATGACGAGCTGAACCGGCGCGCGAACAGGCTCGCGCGCCGCCTCCGAGCGCTCGGCGTGGGGCCGGAGGTCTTCGTCGCGCTGTGCCTGGAGCGCTCGCTCGATATGGTCGTCGCTCTCCTCGGCGTCCTCAAGGCAGGCGGCGCCTATGTGCCGCTCGATCCGGCGTATCCGCCGGATCGCCTCGCGTTCATGCTCGACGACGCGAAGGTGCCCGTCGTGATAACGCAGGAAGCGCTCCGCGGCTCGCTCCCGCCGCACGGCGCTCGCGCGTTGTGCATGGACGCGGGCTGGGACGCCGCGCCGGAGGTGGACGAAGAGAACCTCGAAGGCGGCGCGTCCGCCTTCGATGCGGCCTACGTGATCTACACGTCGGGCTCGACCGGGAAGCCCAAGGGCGTCGTCGTCAGTCACGCAAACGTGACGCGGTTGTTCAGCGCGACGCGGTCGTGGTTCCGCTTCGACGAGCGCGACGTCTGGACGCTCTTCCACTCCTATGCCTTCGACTTCTCGGTATGGGAGATGTGGGGCGCGCTCCTCCACGGCGGGCGCCTCGTGGTCGTCCCGTTCTGCGTGAGCCGCTCGCCCGAGGCGTTCTACGAGCTCCTCGCCGCGGAGGGCGTGACCGTGCTCAACCAGACGCCATCCGCGTTCCGCCAGCTCATCCTGGCGGAGGAGGCGTACTGCGGCGCCCGAGAGCTCGCTCTCCGCCTGGTCATCTTCGGCGGAGAGGCCCTCGAGCTCCAGAGCCTCCGGCCCTGGTTCAACCGGCACGGCGACTCGCGGCCGGCGCTCGTCAATATGTACGGCATCACGGAGACGACGGTGCACGTCACCTACCGCCCGCTGTCCCTGGCCGATCTCGATCATCTCGGGAGCGTGATCGGCGCTCCGATCCCGGACTTGTCGATCTATCTCCTCGACGCGGCCATGCAGCCTGTGCCTGTCGGCGTCCCGGGTGAGATGTACGTCGGAGGCGCCGGCGTCTCGCGCGGCTATCTCAACCGGCCGGAGCTCACCCGTGAGCGGTTCATCGTTGATCCGTTCCGTACGGGCACCTCCGCTCGCCTCTACAAAACAGGCGACCTCGCGCGCCGGAGGCCCAACGGCGAACTCGAATACCTCGGCCGCATCGACCATCAGGTGAAGATCAGGGGCTTTCGCATCGAGCTCGGCGAGATCGAGGCCGCCCTCGCGCAGCACCCCTCCGTGCGCGAGGCCGTCGTCATCGCGCTGGGCGACACCCACGGTGATAAGAGCCTCGTCGCTTATGTCGTGGACCATCGCAGCTCCGGCCCTCACGCGCCGAGCTCCGAGGGGACGCTTCGGCGCGGACTCCCCGCGGAGCTGCGCGGCTTCCTGAAGAGCCGCCTCCCGGATTACATGGTGCCGTCGAGCTTCGTCTTGCTCGATGCGATGCCCGTCACGTCGAACGGCAAGGTCGATCGACGCGCGCTCCCCGCGCCTGACAGGACGAGGTCCGACCTCGATCCAGGCTTCGTCGCGCCCCGCACGCCCATGGAAGCGGCGCTCGCGGCGCTGTGGGCCGACGCGCTCGGGCTCCGGGCCGTCGGCGCTTCGGATAACTTCTTCGAGCTCGGCGGGCACTCCATCCTTGCCACCCGGATCCTTTCGAGGGTGCGGGATCGGTTCCAGGTGAACCTCCCGCTCCGGGCCCTGTTCGAGGCGCCGACGATCGCCGAAATGGCCAAGATCATCGAGGCGCGCCGCGGCGAGGAGGCGGGCCGGGGGGCCGCGCCCGTGGTGCCGGTCCCGCGTGGTCGGAGCTTCCCGCTGTCCTCCGCGCAGCGAAGGCTCTGGTTCCTCGCGAGGCTCGATCCAAGCTCGCCCGTTTATAACGAGCCTGCCACGCTCCACATCCAAGGTGCGCTCGACGTGGAGGCGCTCGAGCGAAGCCTGAACGAGATCATCCGACGCCACGAGGCGTGGAGGACGACCTTCGGCGTCGAGGGCGGCGAGCCGGTGCAGATCATCCACCCGGAGGCGGCAATCGAGCTCCCGGTGATGGATGTTGCCGGCCTCACTCCGGACGAACGAGAGGCCGAGGCGCGGAGGATCGCCCTTCGAGATGCCCTGCGCCGCTTTGATTTCACTACCGGCCCCATGGTGCGCGGCGTGCTCGTCAAGATGAGCGATGACGAGCACCGGCTCTACCTCACGCTACATCATATCGTCGCGGACGCGGTCTCCGTGTACAGCGTGTTCCTCCCCGAGCTCTCGGCGCTCTACTCGGCGTTCTCGACCGGGAGGCTCCCCACGCTGCCCGCCCCCCCCGTGCAGGTTGCCGACTACGCCGTGTGGGAGCGGCAATGGCTGCGCGGAAGCGGGCTTGAAGCGCAGCTCGCGTGGTGGAAGCGGGAGCTCGGCGGCGAGCTCCCCGTGCTCGAGCTGCCCACGGATCGGCCGCGGCAGAAGGTCCAGTCGTCGCGCGGATCGAGGCACCTCATCGCCATTTCGAGCGATCGCACCCGCGCGCTCAAGGCGCTCGGGCAGCGCGAGGGCGCCACGCTCTTCATGACGCTGCTCGCGGCGTTCAACATCCTCCTCTGCCGCACCTCGGGGCAAGAGGACATCATCGTGGGCACCGTGACGGCGAGCCGCAGCCGGCCGGAGATCGAGAACCTGATAGGCTTCTTCCTCAACACCATCGTCTTGCGCACGAACCTGCGCGGCGACCCGACCTTCCGCGAGCTCCTCGCGCGCGTGGCGGACGCGAGCCTCAGCGCGTATTCGAACCAGGACGTGCCGTTCGAGCGCCTGGTCGAGGAGCTCCAGCCGTCGCGGGCGCCCGGGCAGAACCCCCTCTTCCAGGTGGCTTTCATCCTGGAGCCGCTCATGCCGACGCTCGCGACGGGCTGGAGCGTCAGCCAGCTCGAGGTGGACACGCTCACGGCCAAGTTCGAGCTGACGCTCGAGCTCGACGAACGACCCGAGGGCCTCATCGGCCGCTTCGAGTACCGCACGGACCTGTTCGACGCCTCGACGATCGCTCGCATGGCCGACCATTTCGACGTCTTGCTCGAGGGCATCGTCGCCGACCCGGATCGGCGCCTGTCCGAGCTGCCGATCATGACCGAGGCGGAGATCCGGCAGCAGGTATCGTGGAACGAGACGCGCGCGGACTACTCGCGCGAGGTCTGCATTCATCGTATGTTCGAGATCCAGGCGGCGCGCTCTCCGGACGCTATCGCGGTCGTGTCGTATAGCTCGCGATCGCCGAAGGCGACGCTCACCTACGGCGAGCTGAACCGCCGCGCCAACCAGCTCGCCCACCACCTGCGAAGCCTGGGCGTCGGCCCCGAGGTGACGGTCGCGGTATGCGCCGAGCGATCCCCCGAGCTCATCGTCGGGCTCCTCGGGATCCTGAAGGCGGGCGGCGCGTGCGTGCCGCTGGATCCGTCGTTCCCCAGGGAGCGGACGGCCTTCACGCTGGAGGACGTGAGCGCCAGGGTGGTGCTCACGCAGAGGCGCCTGGCCGGGGCCCTCCGCGAGCACGCGGCGAACATCGTCTGCCTGGACGAAGACTGGGCGGAGTTCGAGCCTCATAGCGTGGAGGACCCACCGGGCGACACCGCGCCTGACGCGCTCGCTTACGTCATCTACACCTCCGGCTCGACGGGTCGGCCGAAGGGTGTCGAGCTGGCTCATCGCGGCCTCATCAGCTTCGTCACCTGGTACCGGCGGACGTTCGCCCTCTCGGGCTCCGACCGAGGCACGCAGATCGCGGGGCCCGCGTTCGACGTCTCGATAGGGGATATATGGCCCATCCTCGCGGCGGGCGCGAGCCTTCATATCCCCGACGAGCACACGCGCATCGCGCCGTCCGCGCTCCGCGACTGGATCGTGGCGAGCTCGATCACCGTCGCCTTCCTGCCCACGCCGCTCGCCGAGAGCGTCCTCCCGCTCGAATGGCCGGCGGGCGGCGCGCTCCGCGCGATGGTCACCGCCGGCGACAGGCTGCACGACCATCCTTCGCCGTCGCTGCCCTTCGCGTTCATCAACGCGTACGGACCGACGGAGAGCACCGTATACACCACGACGGCGCTCGTCCCTCCGAAGAAGCACGCGGACGAGCTGCCGGCGCCGCCGATCGGGAGGCCCATCGATAACACGCGTGTCTTCCTGCTCGATGGCCGGCGGCGCCCGGTGCCGGTCGGCGTCCCCGGCGAGCTCTATATCGCCGGCGACGGGCTCGCCCGCGGGTATCATAACCGCCCCGACCTCACCGCCGAGCGCTTCATCGAGGGCCCTCCATGGATTGAACCGCGCGGCCGCCTGTACAAAACGGGCGACCTCGCGCGGTACCTGCCCGACGGGAGCATCGAGTTCCTCGGCCGCGCCGACTTTCAGGTCAAGATTCGAGGATTCCGCGTCGAGCTCGGGGAGATCGAGGCTCTCCTCCGGCAGCACCGCGCGGTGAAGGAGGCCGTCGTCACGGTCCGCGAGGATACGCCGCGCGAGAAGCGCCTCGTCGCGTATCTCGTCCTCGCGGACGGCGAGGGCGATGACGCCCCGCGAAGGCTCAAAGACCACCTCAAAGAGTACCTGCCCGAGCACATGATACCGGCGGCCTTCGTCCTGATGAGCGCGCTGCCCATCAACCCGAGCGGCAAGATCGATCGCCGCGCGCTGCCTCCTCCGGATCCCGACGAGCCGCGCGCGGCGGCGGACGGCGCTGAACCGGCGACCGAGATGGAGCGGCTCGTCGCGTCGATATGGCGCGACGTCCTCCGCCTCGACGAGGTCGGCCTCCACGCCAATTTCTTCGATCTCGGAGGCCACTCTCTGCGGCTAGCGCAGGTCCACGACAGGCTCGCGACCTCGCTCGGGCGAGATATTCCAATGGTCGATCTCTTCACCTACCCCACCGTGAGCGCTCTATCGAGGCACCTGACTCAAACCTCGTGCGAGGCACATTGTTTCACGACGCTCCGCGAGCGGGTCATGCAGCAAAAGGCTGCGGCGAAGCGGCTCCGGCGACCCCTGCGCAAGGAGGCAAAGGATCATGAGTAG